One region of Eretmochelys imbricata isolate rEreImb1 chromosome 2, rEreImb1.hap1, whole genome shotgun sequence genomic DNA includes:
- the ANKRD46 gene encoding ankyrin repeat domain-containing protein 46 produces the protein MSYVFVNDSSQTNVPLLQACIDGDFNYSKRLLESGFDPNIRDSRGRTGLHLAAARGNVDICQLLHKFGADLLATDYQGNTALHLCGHVDTIQFLVSNGLKIDICNHQGATPLVLAKRRGVNKDVIRLLESLEEQEVKGFNRGAHSKMETMQTAESESAMESHSLLNPNLQQGEGVLSSFRTTWQEFVEDLGFWRVLLLIIVIALLSLGIAYYVSGVLPFVENQPELVH, from the exons ATGTCCTATGTTTTTGTAAATGATTCTTCCCAGACAAATGTGCCCCTATTGCAGGCATGCATTGATGGAGATTTTAACTATTCCAAACGGCTGCTGGAGAGTGGCTTTGACCCAAATATTCGTGACAGTCGTGGCCGAACTGGTCTCCACCTTGCAGCAGCCAGAGGAAATGTAGACATCTGTCAGCTGTTGCACAAATTTGGTGCTGATCTACTGGCCACCGATTACCAAGGTAACACAGCCCTTCACCTTTGTGGGCATGTGGATACCATCCAGTTCCTAGTCTCTAATGGACTCAAAATTGATATTTG CAATCACCAGGGTGCAACACCACTTGTTCTGGCAAAACGAAGAGGAGTAAATAAGGATGTAATTCGATTGCTGGAGTCTTTGGAGGAGCAGGAGGTGAAAGGATTTAACAGAGGAGCTCACTCTAAGATGGAAACCATGCAGACTGCAGAAAGTGAAAG TGCAATGGAAAGCCATTCCCTCCTTAATCCGAACCTGCAGCAAGGTGAAGGGGTTCTTTCCAGCTTCCGCACAACATGGCAAGAGTTTGTGGAGGACCTGGGCTTCTGGAGGGTGCTACTCCTGATCATCGTCATTGCCCTTCTCTCTCTTGGAATCGCATACTATGTTAGTGGGGTGCTTCCTTTTGTGGAAAATCAGCCTGAATTGGTgcattaa